The following are encoded together in the Acidobacteriota bacterium genome:
- a CDS encoding DUF1446 domain-containing protein, with the protein MSEDRTLRIANGQGFWGDSIDAPERLIDEGPIDFLTLDYLAEVTMSIMQKLRRRDPEAGYATDFINLIQRTLPRLRERGIRIVANAGGVNPQACRRALLAVAREQGATGMRVGVVQGDDILDRLDEIVSSGVALDNLDDGRPLSEIRDGILSANVYIGSFPVADALRQGADIVVSGRTTDPGLVLSPLIAKFGWGSDNLDLLAAGTVAGHIIECGAQCTGGNYSRWWEVEGWDRLGYPVVECSEDGSFVVTKHEKTGGMVTVDTVAEQLVYEMGDPHRYITPDCVVDFTSIQLEQQGKDRVRVSGIRGADATETYKVSISYLEGYKATGQLTVSGPDALAKAKICAEALWGRLRRAGYEYDDTITEYVGVDSTHGDICPTGSVNEVVLRVGVKDADRQRVDRFGKELAPLVTSGPPGVTGFAGGRPKATEVLGYWPTLIPKSLVHPEVTVEEVE; encoded by the coding sequence GTGTCCGAGGATCGCACGCTGCGCATCGCCAACGGGCAAGGCTTCTGGGGTGACTCGATCGACGCTCCGGAGCGGTTGATCGACGAGGGGCCCATCGATTTCCTGACGCTCGACTATCTCGCCGAGGTCACGATGTCGATCATGCAGAAGCTACGTCGACGAGACCCGGAGGCCGGGTACGCGACCGACTTCATCAACCTGATCCAACGTACGCTGCCGCGACTCAGAGAGCGTGGGATCCGTATCGTCGCAAACGCCGGTGGGGTCAATCCACAGGCCTGTCGTCGCGCGCTCCTCGCCGTTGCCAGAGAGCAGGGGGCGACGGGCATGCGTGTCGGCGTCGTGCAAGGCGATGACATCCTCGATCGTCTGGATGAGATCGTATCCTCCGGTGTCGCGCTGGATAACCTCGACGACGGTCGGCCACTCTCCGAAATCCGCGACGGCATTCTCTCCGCCAACGTCTACATCGGTTCGTTCCCGGTCGCCGACGCGCTGCGACAGGGAGCGGACATCGTCGTGAGCGGTCGTACGACCGATCCGGGGTTAGTGCTGTCTCCCTTGATCGCCAAATTCGGTTGGGGCAGCGACAATCTCGATCTGCTGGCGGCGGGTACCGTCGCCGGTCATATCATCGAGTGCGGAGCGCAATGCACCGGTGGCAACTACAGTCGCTGGTGGGAAGTCGAGGGTTGGGATCGTCTGGGCTATCCCGTCGTCGAATGCTCCGAAGACGGTTCCTTCGTCGTCACGAAGCATGAGAAGACGGGTGGGATGGTCACCGTCGATACGGTGGCCGAACAACTGGTCTACGAGATGGGCGACCCCCATCGCTACATCACCCCGGATTGTGTCGTCGATTTCACGTCGATCCAATTGGAGCAGCAGGGCAAGGACCGTGTGCGGGTCTCCGGGATCCGCGGAGCCGACGCGACCGAGACCTACAAAGTGTCGATCTCTTATCTCGAGGGGTACAAGGCCACCGGCCAACTGACGGTCAGCGGGCCCGACGCGCTGGCCAAGGCGAAGATCTGTGCGGAAGCCCTGTGGGGACGTCTTCGCCGGGCGGGGTACGAGTACGACGACACCATTACCGAGTACGTCGGTGTGGACTCGACCCACGGCGACATCTGCCCGACGGGATCCGTCAACGAGGTCGTGCTACGTGTCGGCGTGAAGGACGCCGATCGGCAGCGGGTCGACCGGTTCGGAAAAGAACTGGCGCCGCTTGTCACGTCAGGGCCGCCCGGTGTGACGGGGTTCGCCGGCGGCCGACCCAAGGCCACCGAGGTGTTGGGCTACTGGCCGACCCTGATTCCAAAATCGTTGGTGCACCCCGAGGTGACGGTCGAGGAGGTCGAGTGA